The Deltaproteobacteria bacterium nucleotide sequence CTCTCCGAAAGTATGCTCCCGCCTCGACCGGAACCGCGCATGAAGCGCTGCGGAAAGGACATCGGCCGGAACGGCCTCTTCGATAGCCGCCATCATCGTCCAGCGTCCTTCACCGGAATCCTCAACAAACCCGGAATACCGATCGAGGTGCGGATCCTCCAGGAGGGCCATGGCCGTCAGGTCCAGAAGCCAGGAGCCGATCACACTCCCCCGCCGCCAGACCTCGGCGATCTCGGCGAAGTCAAGTTCGTAGCGACGCTCTTTCGGCACTGACTCGGAGGCTGCATTCCGAAGAATGTCAAACCCCTCGGCATAGGCCTGCATCAGGCCGTATTCAATGCCGTTGTGGACCATCTTAACGAAATGTCCTGCCCCGCTCGGACCGCAGTAGAGGTACCCCTCTTCCGCCGTCCCTCCCTCGCCTTCACGACCGGGCGTCCGGGAGATATCCCCCCGGCCGGGCGCAAGCGTTCTGAAGATCGGGTCAAGCGCCTCAACGGTCTTCCGGTCCCCTCCGATCATCATGCAATATCCCCGGTCAACACCCCAGACTCCCCCGCTGGTCCCCACATCAAGATAATAAATACCTTTTTCCTTTAACATCGCCGCACGACGCAGATCATCCTTGAAATAACTGTTCCCCCCGTCGATCACACGGTCGTCCGGCTCCAATTCCCCGGCCAGCATCTGTACGGTCGACTCCGTGGGATTGCCCGCCGGGACCATGATCCAGACGGACCGGGGCGGCGTCAGCGCCGCAACAAATTCCTTCAGGCTCCCCGCACCGCTTGCCCCTTCCGCAGCCAAAGCCTTTACATTCTCCGGATTCAGATCAAAGACGACACACTCATGGCCGTCACGCATCAGGCGCCGAACGATATTGGCGCCCATCCTTCCCAGACCGATCATTCCTAATTGCATCGGATGACTCCTTTCTTTCTTTCTCGAAATAGCCCCCTAACCCGCAGGGTCGGCACAATACCCGGCCGTTCACCTTCACTTCTTTCATATCCTGAACCCATTCGCCGCAGGACTCGCAACGCACCCGCTGCACGGGCCGGCCCGGCATATCCTGTACGGGGATCGTGACGCGGACCTCGGTGATCTCGAACAATTCCTCTTCCGGCATCACCTTGTAGGCCTCGCTTTGGCGGAGATATTTCTCTTCCACGTCCGGTGCATACCGGACGGCAAGCGCCCGTGAAGACTCCCTGGCACGAACCCGGACGGCCCGGCCGGTTTCCAGATTGACAAATGTCGCAGCCATGATCCCGTAATCCATGATCTTCAGGGTCCGTTTCCCGATCCGGCATCCGGTGACCGCCATCACAGCGTCGGCGGCACACCGGTCCATTTCAACATAGACGATGATTTTCTTCCGTTCCCCTTCGGAACGGGGATGCTCCAGCCCGATTTCACGACAGCCGATCATGGCCATTCGCGTTCCGATCACCTGGCCGGGGCACTCCTCCCCGTGAAAGGATACGGCTTCCCGCAGAGACTCCTCGAATGATTTCACTGAGACCTCTCTTTCCTGCAATCTATTTTCCAAAGGGACAGACCGGGAAACGGCATTCCGGACAGTTGATGCAGAACCCGCCGTGGCCGAGAGCTGCAATCTGCTCCCGGCCGATACGTTCTCCGGCAAGAATCCGGGGGAAGAGCAGATCGAAAAGGGTGATGGAGTGGAACATGGCGCAGGCGGGGATTCCGATCACGGGAACCTCCCCGATGTAGGCGACCATCAGCATCGCCCCAGGGAGGACCGACGCCCCGTAGATGACCGGATCGGCCCCGGCATCCTCTATCGCGTGACAAGTCACGTCGTCGGGATCAACGGACATCCCGCCGGTCGCCAGGATCAGGTCCGCCCCCTGATCCAGAAGGTCCCGGACCGACTGTGCAATGGCCTCTCTTCTGTCGGGCACGTAGCGGACATCGACAACCTCAGAACCGAGCTCCTCCACCTTCCCTTCCACAACGGGACGGAACCGATCCCGGATCCTTCCGGAATAGACCTCATTGCCCGTGATGACAACTCCCACATGGGCCTTTCGCAGCGGCAACACTTTCAGAATACCGCCGGCCCCCCGGCAGATCGATTCGGCCTGTTCCACCCGGCCCAGCGGGATCACGAGAGAAATCGCCCGGGTCCCCGCCACCCGGTCGCCTTTCTTAACCACCGTGTTGTCGTGCCGGGTGGCGCACATGACATCGCCTAAAAGATTAAACCGGTAGAGGGCCGCCACATCAATCTTCAAAAGTCCGTTATCGGCCGCCCGCAGCTCCACCTTCCCCTCTTTCGGAGAACAGTCGTGTTCAATGCCATCTCCCGCGAGGGCAGAGGCCAGGCGGAGGGCCGCTTCGTCCTCATGCAGTTCAATGTCGCTGATCTTGAGAACATAGAGGTGTTCCTTCCCGAGATCGCGGAGATGATCAATATCCGCCCGGGTCACCACATGACCTTTTCTGAAGGCGCGGCCTTTGAAGCGGCCCGGCACAATCTCCGTAATGTCATGGGCCAGAACGGTCCCGATCGCCGCCTGTAAGGGTAAGACATGAACCATAATGGTTCTCCTCCCCAATGTTCCCCGGCTTCCTCATGATCAACCATTTCGTGAAAAGACACTGTTCCCTTCCCGGCAAGGCCGGTCGATTTTAACCGGACTTCAGCGAACCGATACACCGGGAACAGGTCTTTCCGGGAATCCCGATAAAAGGTTCCCCGCAAACGCTGCAATACCGCGCGGAAACCTCGGCAAGCAGGCGCTCCTTTCTCTGCAGCCAGGACGCCAAAGAGATCTGTTCCGAAAAGGTGATCGCCTTGGGGAGACAGGCCTCCCCGCAAATCCGGCAGCCGACGCAGCCGGAAGGGGTAAGATACAACCGGACGGAGTCCTCTTGCTCCTCCCGCCGGAGCGCCCCGGTCGGGCAGAGGGTCTCGCAGACATTACACCCGACACAGTTTTCCGAGATCTTCAGATCGAGCGTCGGAAGTATTCCGCCCGGAATCGGTCCCTCCCGCACGGTCCCT carries:
- a CDS encoding molybdopterin-binding protein, giving the protein MVHVLPLQAAIGTVLAHDITEIVPGRFKGRAFRKGHVVTRADIDHLRDLGKEHLYVLKISDIELHEDEAALRLASALAGDGIEHDCSPKEGKVELRAADNGLLKIDVAALYRFNLLGDVMCATRHDNTVVKKGDRVAGTRAISLVIPLGRVEQAESICRGAGGILKVLPLRKAHVGVVITGNEVYSGRIRDRFRPVVEGKVEELGSEVVDVRYVPDRREAIAQSVRDLLDQGADLILATGGMSVDPDDVTCHAIEDAGADPVIYGASVLPGAMLMVAYIGEVPVIGIPACAMFHSITLFDLLFPRILAGERIGREQIAALGHGGFCINCPECRFPVCPFGK
- a CDS encoding formylmethanofuran dehydrogenase, with amino-acid sequence MKSFEESLREAVSFHGEECPGQVIGTRMAMIGCREIGLEHPRSEGERKKIIVYVEMDRCAADAVMAVTGCRIGKRTLKIMDYGIMAATFVNLETGRAVRVRARESSRALAVRYAPDVEEKYLRQSEAYKVMPEEELFEITEVRVTIPVQDMPGRPVQRVRCESCGEWVQDMKEVKVNGRVLCRPCGLGGYFEKERKESSDAIRNDRSGKDGRQYRSAPDA
- the gnd gene encoding decarboxylating 6-phosphogluconate dehydrogenase; this encodes MQLGMIGLGRMGANIVRRLMRDGHECVVFDLNPENVKALAAEGASGAGSLKEFVAALTPPRSVWIMVPAGNPTESTVQMLAGELEPDDRVIDGGNSYFKDDLRRAAMLKEKGIYYLDVGTSGGVWGVDRGYCMMIGGDRKTVEALDPIFRTLAPGRGDISRTPGREGEGGTAEEGYLYCGPSGAGHFVKMVHNGIEYGLMQAYAEGFDILRNAASESVPKERRYELDFAEIAEVWRRGSVIGSWLLDLTAMALLEDPHLDRYSGFVEDSGEGRWTMMAAIEEAVPADVLSAALHARFRSRREHTFGEKLLSAMRYKFGGHVEPAAEE